From the Labeo rohita strain BAU-BD-2019 chromosome 21, IGBB_LRoh.1.0, whole genome shotgun sequence genome, the window ttattaaatcaatACTGCACCTGAATGAAATGATTATATTATACAggattttatttgtattgtatcTAAGGTGATTGACAGATTGTGTTTATTAAATTTCAGTGAGCATATAGATTAAATAAGCTTGTTGGTTTATTtgagatgtatttttttagacAGCTGTTGACAATTAAAGaagtttaaaggaatagtccaTTCAAGATAtcgatgagtttgttttttcatgggaacagatttggagaaatttagcattacatcacttgttcaccagtggatcctctgcaatAAATGGGTGCAATCAGTGTCCAAACAGctgttaaaaacatcacaataacccacaagtactccacatgactccagtccatcaaataacgtcttgtgaagtgaaaagctgcatgtttgtgtgcattCATAACATTCCTTTCTCCCATTCCTTAAATAATCTTGGTTTAAGATCCAAATAGTTTGGATATATGGGGACATCTTAAGTAATCGTAGTTTTGctggtttatttaaatatttatttgctgGTTTATTTAATTAGTGACAGTGCAGAATCTGAAATATTcctgatttattttatacaaaggGGGTACAAAGAAAcatgttcaccttttgtttgtgGTACCATAAGATATCACAATGGAGAATGTCTACTGTTATTGATCCCACCTGTTTACAAACACCTCCACTGGCTATCAACTTTCTAAATAACAGCTGatccatatatttttttttatctctctcTGTTCATTGTGTAATCAACGGATGCTGAGGTTGCAGATAACAGTACATTAAGTTATACAGACTACCTCTAGCTTTCACCTCTCATGTAACTGTCTAAACAACTATGAAGGATATTAGTCTTGGGATTAATGTAATAGgcttaaaatatgtattttaattatatgtagCCAGTATgtgttttacataaagtttattTGCTACATTTCAGTTCACTACAAATATGaaagataaatgtttttaagtataTGCTGTGGTATAGATGTGCAGAACTATAACAGTGAAACAATGTAAGCTATACCTGTTCATATCTGCAGGCTCTATTGGTTGTTTGGGTGTtgtctttattatattttcaactCAAATCCAAGGTCACCTATGAAgtacatgatttatttttttttattaattgatcTCCTATTAATGGCAGTTGAGTAGTCTATTTAACCTCGTATAACAGTTTGCACAAAATGGAAGCTTATAAAGCAGGTACTTGGCAGTATATTACATTCCATCCCCAATATGCCAAACAGTGTAATCGAGCCTACAAGTAATAGCACGCTCTGTCATACCACGTGATGAGGATCATCCGAATCTGCGTGATAACAAGCGCGACAACAACGCTGTAGCTATAGATACGAAATGGATCGTAATGTGTTGAATAAGTGAAATACGACATTCAGTCCACCTCAAGTCGGGATTGAACGCTGTACTCAAGCTGTATGGTTGTTGATTGACTTATTTTCTAATAATGAAACTGTTTAACTACTTACTGAAAGATGTCACGCACAAAATCGAGTATTATTCAAGGTTCTCGCCCTCACCGATGTCAATCAAGCAATTTCTGGATTTTGGTGAGTaatgaaatattgtaataaacgCATACCATTCAGGTAAACAACCGCTACTGATGCAGCAGTGTACGATTAATGTACGATTGTCTCGTGCTGAACCTGCCTTCAGTGATTTGtcttatgttaaatattttatttttaatctcacCACATATTCCGCGTGATTAAATCAACATGTTGTctatatttatactgtatattaaccTTTAATGTTAAGGTCAAGTGAAAGCTAAAGCTCCGTTGGCACAGCACTGCCatcaactgaataaaaatagactCTCCATTCGATCACACAGTGTCATAACTTCATTAACTTGGTCCAGCTTTGCAAAGGATAATACGTGATTTTGGTATAAATAATTGCATTATTACACAACTTATAACTTATAATATTTGTTGTTCTGTTAtgcataattttatatatattttatgcaatattttatataatgttcTATCTATTTGCtgattatatttataatgtcttCTTGTGTCTTCTAATCTTTTGCACTATACAATAGTTGCAATTCTGCTGTAAAAGTGCACACTCATGCATACAGAGACTCAACAGGCGCATCATTAGCAAACAAAGAATAACTTGTTCTTGTGTCTTGTTTAACCAGGCAGGGAAAATGCATGTGAAAAAACCTCCTACATGTTTCTACGGAAAGAACTTGCAGTAAGGTTGGCCAATACGATGAGGGAAGTCAACTTGTTGCCCGCCAGTCTTCAGACCCAACCATCTGTCAAACTGGTCGAGTCCTGGTGAGGAAGGCAGGTGTGATGATGAGTGTGAGCTGTGAGTAAACAGTGACTGGGTTTGGTGTACAGTGCTCAGGGTGATTgtcttgaaaaaaatatgtgcctagaaaaaaaaacatcatgttGTAAATGTAGGATGAAGTTAAAAAAGCTTTGTTCCACATcctgtttgttcattttgacaGAGGTAAGTCTGTTTtttcccaaggtttttttcttcatttgtgtCACCTAACAGAGTTTGGGTTCCTGGCCACTGTTGCTTTTTGACTTGCTTTTTGACTAGTTGGggtcaaaacaacatttaatgtTCAGTAATATTATCAATTTGACTGCACTGACTCTTGAACTTGGAACTGaattgatctgaataatgactcTGTTGTCTTCAGTAGTGCTGCGTTATAGCTGAGTTGCTTTTGTTCATAACTGATGAATTTTGCATCATCAGCTGtaatattgaattgaatttaatcAACATTTAACTGATTGAAGCTGAATAACAACAATGCTGTCTTCATTTGAGCTGCTTATCATTAAACTTAACTTGTCTTATGATTTGTCAACTTTATtgttattgaactgaactgaatcaacactgaactgtTTTGAGACTAATGATAACATTATAGTCTTGTGAGAGCAGCTTCACTGCAGAATTTGGATTTGCTTCATATTTAAAGTTTCATAATTGATTGTTACTTTCCTGTTTAATAcagtaaagctgctttaaaacaatccTTAATGTACAAAGCACTGTATgaaggtgacttgacttaatTATTCCACAACTGGcattattgtattactgtagtATGCAACATTGTTATGAAGTGAGTGGCATCCAGAGATCATCTAAAAAATGCGTTTTACATTTTGGCAGTctgatcatattttaaaattgcgtCTCAgactggaaaagaaaaaaacaaaaacatcgtTGTAGAACCATTACCACCAATGGACTCTACGATCAATTTTgcttacgatgcttttgggaaacgcagtcCAGATAACTGCAGAAGTAGTAAAGTGTCATATTCTGCTTCATTTTTGCAAATGTAGTCACTTATCTAAATATTTAGTGTATATACTGTGCAGAGTACACATATTGTAAACTGAATTTGTAATCTGCATTCGTTAGAACGCTAATTCCAACATGCTGAATATGACATGAGCAATGTTTACGTTTGGAAAATAATTCACATACGCCATCTAGTGGGTATGAAAGGAATAACAGAGTAGCCATACTATGTTATATAATACAAAACTTTAATACAAGTCTTGTATTATGTAACtttttaatgtctgtttttCACTGTGAAATCAGGTACAGCCAGAGCTTTGAAGAGCTGTTAGAGTATGAGACAAGAAGTCCAGAGGATCCCCACACCCTTAATGAGTGAGTCTGCAACTTTTTCAAACATGCTGTCCTGTTTTTCAGTGAGCACAGTTTTGCAAGGGAAAGtgtaaaatgattttcttttatcTTGCTTGCTTTAAACCTGTGAATTTGTACTGAACATGCATATTTGCTCTGTTACTTTTACCCAAATGCTGCATAATTTGGTATAACAAATCAAACCTGATTATGTCTCAACACTGAAGTCCTCAAGTGGTAAACAACTTATTATTGTGGGCTTCAGCTTCCTAGAGATCCTGATTAAGATTCGGAACAGGCACAATGATGTGGTGCCCACTATGGCCCAGGGTGTCATCGAATACAAAGAGAAGTTTGGTTTTGACCCATTTATCAGCAGCAATGTGCAGTACTTCCTTGACCGCTTCTACACCAACCGCATTTCTTTCCGCATGCTCATCAACCAGCACAGTGAGTGACATCACATTCATGTTGGTTAAATGTTAAGCAAATATAAGAAATGtctttatattttctcaaaCCACTGAAGTACAGCAGTAAGCAGCTCTCTATTCTGTTGTAGCTCTTTTGTTTGGTGACTCTGCTTGTCTTGCGCAACCAAAACACATCGGAAGCATCGACCCAGCCTGTAACGTGGCTGAGGTGGTGAGAGGTGAGAAAAAGATATTGAAAATGCACAGATACATATAACAAACATAGTTCTGAAGATTCTGATCTCTTATCCCAGATGCATATGAGACAGCAAAGATGCTCTGTGAGCAGTACTACATGACAGCACCTAAACTGAAGATAGGAGAATTCAACTGTGAGACTGTTATCTGTTTTATTGTccttaattatacttttaagttatattttctaTGTATGATGTATAATCTATCTGTGCCTTCCTATCTTGTTTCACTCTGTCTGCTAGCCAAAGCTCCAAAGAAGCCTATACAGGTGGTCTATGTGCCCTCTCATCTTTTCCACATGCTGTTTGAGCTCTTCAAGgcaagaaaaacagaaaaatagttGGCTAATTTAAAAGGAGAAAGAAAACTGGGTAACACTGGGTACAACAAGGttcaatttgttaacattagataCAAACAATGTATACATTAAACAACACATTtgatagcatttattaatctaggttaatgctaatttataaataaacagttattCATAGTTAATtgatgtttaattataatacattagaagggaactcaaaaataaattatttattgaaacattttgcactcattatttttttcaaagtatACTTTCATCAGAAGGAGAGCAGTATGAATATAGTTAATAACatcaaaactaaaacaatttagaaaaacaaaaaaactactaaatatcttattaaaattaaaacagaaaatataaaaaataaaaatgtattcgaaatattagtaaaaactgtagtagtttttaaattatactaaaataacactgataatCATTCATAATACCATTCATAATCATTCATAATAACtgatgttaatttattttttaaatataaatattagtatatGTAGAATTCACAGTGAACTCAGATTAGTAAATGCTATACAAGTATTTTTCATTGGTAGTTCATGATATTTAAAGTTAATGAATTGACCCTTTTTATAAAGTGTCACCAAAtctttgttcatatttatttttagatgatctttttttctttcacgttttacagtgccttgcgaaagtattcataccccttaattttttcacgttttgttatgttgctgctttatgttaaactgctttaaattacttttttcccccacatcaatctacactccatacaccataatggcaaagcaaaaaacacatttttaacatctttgcaaattgcaAAGTCTTTGCAAAACgtcttaataaaaggtctaacagctaaaaatgcatatcagagcaaaaaccatgccctgagatttaaaaaaaaaactgcctgtagagctcagaaataggattgcatcaagccacacatctggggaagagttcagaaaaaaattctgctgcattgaaggtttaAAGAGACATGTACTCTCCATTAcccttaatggaagaagtttgaaacaaccaggATTTTTCCTAGaactggcctcctggccaaactgagcaattgatggagaatgGCTTTGGTTAGAGTGGTTACCAAGAAGCtaatggtcactctagttgagctccatgatcataaaTGGAGATAGGagacagaaggacaaacatcactgcaacactccaccgatctgggctttatggcggtgtggccaaactcaatcctctcctcagtaaaaacacatgaaaacacacttggaatttgcaaaaaaaactaaaggaccctcagactgtgagaaacaagattctctaagctgatgaacctcaatttcAATCAtgatgtttgaaggaaaccaggcactgctcatcacctgaaGAATACTAtcccaaaaggaaagtttggtggtagcagcctcatgctgtggggctgtttttcagtggcagggactGAGAAGCttgtcagagtagaagaaaagctcagtgcaccaaaatattgagacagccttaatgaaaactcagtccagagcattcagaacctcagaccgggcagaaggttcaccttccaacaggacaatgactctaagcacacagcaagagtggctaatagacaactctgtgaatgtttCTATGAGTGGCATAGTCACAGCCTGGACTTAAATCccatcaaacatttctggagaaacctaaAAATGTGCGTCTGCCCCTATCCAACAGAGCCtgagaggtgaggagaagaatggcggATAATTGTCAAATGTAGATGTGCaaaacttgttgcatcatacccaaaaagacttgaggctaaAAAGGTGctctttttttagctttttatttttatttatttatttatttattttaataaatttacgaagtgacaattttgtttttggtttgtcattatggtgtatggagtgtagattgatgtgggaaaaaataatttaaagcagttttacaTAAAGCagcaatataaaacaaacaagaaaacaaaggGGTATAAATACTTTGGCAGGGTACTGTATGTGGAGTTTTGTCAgctattttattctttttactTTCTAACATCTTTTTGGTAAGTTACTGTATTATGTGTACATGTGCAGAATTCCATGCGGGCAACAGTGGAGCTCTATGAAAACAGCAGTGAGgggcttcctccagtgaaagcAATGGTTACTCTGGGAAAAGAGGATCTCTCAATAAAGGTTCCACACAGGACTGtttcacaaaaacatgaatatttatGGCGACTTATTCAAATCAAAGCTCACAGTAAATCTGCACTTTATTAATCTGATGTTTATGTGTCTTCTTAGATTAGTGACAAAGGTGGAGGTGTCCCCTTAAGAAAGATTGATCGTCTTTTCAATTACATGTATTCCACTGCTCCAACACCACGTCTGGATCCCTCACAAACTGCTGTCCCCTTGGTAACTTCCCATCAGACAGCATAAATCTATATCTGCATGTGTAGTTATATAACCTGTTTATATTGTCTCCGCAGGCTGGTTTTGGCTATGGACTGCCGATTTCTAGACTCTATGCACGCTACTTTCAAGGAGACTTGAACCTGTACTCGGTTGAAGGGTTTGGGACAGATGCAGTAATTCATCTTAAGGTATTTGCATTGACATTTCTATCTGTGAAGCGCTTAGAAGACATTAGCTTTGACTAGAAACTTGGAAATGGTTTTCTTCCCACTCTCACCAGGCTCTTTCTAGTGAGTCTTTTGAACGTCTTCCAGTCTTCAATAAGTCAGCATGGCGACATTACCAGACAGGTCCTGAGGCTGATGATTGGAGTAACCCGAGCAGTGACCCACGAGATGCATCCACGTATAAAGCCAACAGATGACTTTATTGGCAACTTTATTGTACCTGCCACAGTAATATTGATGGAATTACAGCAGCCAAGCTTATATGAAACACTGCCAGATAATGAAACTTAATTGTAGGCCTTAATAGTACTTGCTTACTGCCATTTCTAATTCTCCAAAAACAATAGTTTTAAATTAGTGAGAGtgtgaaggattttttttttttttgcttctgtactctaaatttttttttcctttttttttggtgttcaacagtttggggtcagtgagataaaagaaattagtacttttattcagactGATCAAAATTGTCAGTAAAGAcgtttatattacaaaaaaatttgaataaatgctttacataaataacatttcaaacaaattctgttcttttgaactttctactcatcaGAGGATCATTAAATCACCACATTACAATCATgagtcatgtgacactaaaaaacagtacttaaattgtaataatatttcacaatattactgtttttaagaTTAAGAGAGAATAAGATATCTTtcaaagacattttaacttaccaagacattttaacttaccaactcaaacttttgaatggtataaattatagatttttattactatttatgcAATAATAGTGGTAAATTAATGATTCAACAACACATAgttttcactttcagttttcacccattgttttgtgtatttcagAATACGTTTtggtcaaatattttaattttggtgcATAGCTAAATTCTATTTAAGAAACACACAATGGCCAAGCACTGGTAGCACTTTAAGGTGAGTTTTAGATCCAGTTTAAACACAATGGGGCGATATATTAATACCCATTTGTAAGAGAATGTGACTCATGACTGGGGTAGTAAGTCCATAACAGTGtgttgcatgtgtgtattttgaACAATGTTTTAAACACACCTCTCAATACAGGTTTTTATAATGTTGTCCTTTTGtactagtttttaaa encodes:
- the pdk3b gene encoding pyruvate dehydrogenase kinase, isozyme 3b isoform X2; this encodes MFLRKELAVRLANTMREVNLLPASLQTQPSVKLVESWYSQSFEELLEYETRSPEDPHTLNDFLEILIKIRNRHNDVVPTMAQGVIEYKEKFGFDPFISSNVQYFLDRFYTNRISFRMLINQHTLLFGDSACLAQPKHIGSIDPACNVAEVVRDAYETAKMLCEQYYMTAPKLKIGEFNSKAPKKPIQVVYVPSHLFHMLFELFKNSMRATVELYENSSEGLPPVKAMVTLGKEDLSIKISDKGGGVPLRKIDRLFNYMYSTAPTPRLDPSQTAVPLAGFGYGLPISRLYARYFQGDLNLYSVEGFGTDAVIHLKALSSESFERLPVFNKSAWRHYQTGPEADDWSNPSSDPRDASTYKANR
- the pdk3b gene encoding pyruvate dehydrogenase kinase, isozyme 3b isoform X1, whose translation is MKLFNYLLKDVTHKIEYYSRFSPSPMSIKQFLDFGRENACEKTSYMFLRKELAVRLANTMREVNLLPASLQTQPSVKLVESWYSQSFEELLEYETRSPEDPHTLNDFLEILIKIRNRHNDVVPTMAQGVIEYKEKFGFDPFISSNVQYFLDRFYTNRISFRMLINQHTLLFGDSACLAQPKHIGSIDPACNVAEVVRDAYETAKMLCEQYYMTAPKLKIGEFNSKAPKKPIQVVYVPSHLFHMLFELFKNSMRATVELYENSSEGLPPVKAMVTLGKEDLSIKISDKGGGVPLRKIDRLFNYMYSTAPTPRLDPSQTAVPLAGFGYGLPISRLYARYFQGDLNLYSVEGFGTDAVIHLKALSSESFERLPVFNKSAWRHYQTGPEADDWSNPSSDPRDASTYKANR